One Thermoleophilia bacterium DNA window includes the following coding sequences:
- a CDS encoding shikimate kinase, producing the protein MATERWIALAGYMGAGKTTVGRMTADLLGVEFLDADDLVEAHARQPISEIFAQRGELWFRRTEEDLIREHLTAVPGVLALGGGALGSPRTRDLLGREAWVAWLQIAPEVAWNRVGGAPGRPLALDHDRFVRRAGEREHVYREAADVILDGSRAPEDLARILAEWSGDGGPDQDVAG; encoded by the coding sequence GTGGCCACGGAGCGCTGGATCGCGCTCGCGGGGTACATGGGCGCGGGCAAGACCACGGTGGGGCGGATGACCGCCGACCTGCTGGGTGTGGAGTTCCTGGACGCCGACGATCTCGTGGAGGCCCACGCGCGCCAGCCCATCTCCGAGATCTTCGCGCAGCGGGGTGAACTGTGGTTCCGGCGCACCGAGGAGGATCTCATCCGCGAGCACCTCACGGCCGTGCCCGGCGTGCTCGCACTGGGCGGCGGAGCGCTCGGGAGTCCGCGTACGCGGGACCTGCTGGGGCGGGAGGCCTGGGTGGCATGGCTGCAGATCGCTCCCGAGGTGGCGTGGAATCGCGTGGGCGGCGCACCGGGGCGCCCTCTCGCGCTCGATCACGACCGGTTCGTCCGGCGCGCCGGGGAGCGCGAGCACGTGTACCGCGAGGCGGCCGACGTGATCCTCGACGGGTCCCGCGCGCCCGAGGATCTGGCGCGCATCCTGGCCGAGTGGTCCGGAGACGGCGGACCCGACCAGGATGTGGCCGGGTGA